CCCTGCTTCTAATGATTCTTAATAAATCctatttttcattctctccctctctctctctctctgtctctctgtctctctctctctctctctctctctctctctctctctctctctctcacacacacacacacacacacacacactcccttagCTTCCTAACACATAAACTGCCAAATACAGTATTAtgaattaaacaattttaattagaaaagtcTTGTAAACTATTATCACTGAAAAAGCAGGTAAATCCCACATGACAAATTTTGAACTAAATAAATTACTGTCTAATCCTTGATAGCAATTTACATGATGTAGAAGGGCTCTGTGAAACATATGATAAAGTTACTACAGTGCTACTATAGGGTCTTTTACCTGATGGAATCTTTTAAGATGGAGAATTAGGTTTGCTGGAATAGCAGAAATGAGCAATTGCTTCCTGGCATTAGTATAAAccccttctgctttcttttctgtataaaatataataatttatttataaaattccattttatacatCATGTACCACATAATatagtaaacatttataaagGAGCATCCTaccataattttgaaaacatgaaaaaagaaattagactCTGGTTACAGCATATTTCCATATTCCTTTCCAAAACTCCACTGAaacaaaagggattttttttttaaaagcacacacTTACAAGGACAAAAGATAGGGGAAGTGACACTTGCAACAAAATTTGGGGAGCTGGGAAGCAGATGGACTAGTAGTGACTTATGTCAAAGCCCTCCAGCCAAAGACCACCAAAAACACAcctagagttaaaaaaaaaaaaaaaaaaaaaagggtcattACTCATTGCAGAAAAAGGAGATCACGTATCATGGGAACCACAGGGCATTTCAGTAAGAGGTTGTTAGACAGTACTTGGGATAGGATTTGAATACAGCCAACAGCATATTTAACGTGGATTAATGTAAACTGGtacttcttccttctcccatctAGACATCTCTTTAATTACTAGTGTATTAAGCATGTCTTTATTCTGATACTTTGACACCTGGGGCCTTGCTGACACCAGAGGGAAGGCTTCCGACAGAGCTAGAGAATTCCTAGACATAATAAACAATGTAAGAGTACCTTTCATATGCAAACAAACCAATCCAAAGCCCATACCCAACCACCTCCTTTATTGGGCTCTGATACTCTAGGCCACGCCACTATCCACCTGGCCTAATCACACTAGGGCCAAGTACTACGTAAGTGGAGACAGCCCCGATGCCCCAGAGCCCACTGAAATTATTGAAAACTAGTCAATCAGTTCTAAGCCTGTAGATCCTACCTTGCTGATTCCAATACCCTCCCTGGAAACTACAATAAAGGCTCTTGTCCATGTCTTCTCTcgctccttctgcctcctgaccacCCTGCTACTTCCCCATGGGCCTGCCTGCCACGGCTTAGTGTGCTCGCTCCTCTTCAGAACTGTACGTAACAAACTATCTGTTCAGTGGCAACTGTCTCCGGATCTGTTGGCCTCACCATCCCTGAGTAATTATAAAACCTGCATTTTGAAACAGACTAGTCACTAAGAATCAGAGTATTCTCTCCATTTAATCATGGCTAGAGAtgcactaaaaaattatttgacaagtctttttccacttttctccCATCAACTAAACACATCTACTAATTGCTAGCTTTGTAACATACAATTACTTAAAATCATCAAATTCATATCTTATGATAGGACTCCATACTAGATTGGTGTGATTTGTAAAAGCACATTAATCTCACTAGTGATACAATTGTCTGTTCTAGGGAAATTTTTTCCGGAAAGATTTCAGATAGCCAGTCGCCTGAAATGAGATTCTATGGATTTGCATTTTCAAGGCAGAGATGGGTACTTCCTGTCcaatttatttcaacaaaaatCTATTTAGAAGTCCAGTCACAGTCTTCAGTGCTGAGGTACGACTATGAAAAAGACAATCCCCGCCTCCAAGAAACTTAAGTATGGAGACAAGTTTCTTAGTTTCCTTTATTTGGGATCTATAACCCGCTAGTCACTGACTATCATATAACCCatgaatattaagaaaaacaaaaacctaaatatttaCCTGCAGAAATGGTTTCCTTTTggtacttctgtttcttttcagtaCAATTCTCACATAGAAGCTTGTTATTCCCCATTAGTAATTCCATAGATGTAAACTGGTAGAGACAGGACTGAACTGAGCATTCTTTAGAAGTAGTTATATAGctctgagaaagggaaagaaaagcctttTGGGGGCTAGGAGACAACACATGCTTCTCCTGTGATGAACACAAATTATTTGGAACGTCTGGTGGCTTATTTTCTCTGTCAAGATCTCTATCTCCAGTTACAGTGCTGCTCAAATACAGTTCAGAAATAGCTTTAGCCACTCCCTCGTCACCGCTGCCAGTCTCCTTGGTGAGTGGCCGCTGGGGAGGGGGTCCATTCTTGTGCACACAGCATCCACTTCTAGACCTCAACGGGACAGCCTGCTGAGAAGTACTTTCCGATTCTGAAGCCTCACTGTCAGCATCAGCACTACTTTCGGAAGGGCTGGCTTCTTTTTCGCTGCCATCAGTAGGGCTTTCGGCCAGAACTGCCTCAGTACTCACGACGCCTGCACACACTGAGGAATCTCCACTCATCCCAGGGTTTTCATATTCTCGGCATATGATGGCCACTCTATCTTCTCCAGATGGtaattttcttacacattttctgCCGTGAACTAGTTGATTCTGTAAGTTGACAgtgttttcagagaaaagaatctTGTGACCTTACTGAAAATAAATGCCAGTAAGTCTTATTTATGCCTTCCGCaattatcaaatactttttctcgTATCTCTGAAATCCATTTCCTAAATCTACCTGAACTACAATCGATAAAAGATACAATAATAAATCGTTCTAATTTAGAAATGCATCCTTATACAAGAAGCCCACAATAGCAGTTACTTATCtgtggagaaagaaacagaacttttGTAGAACAGGGCTGTGAGGGAGGCTTTTTTATTATAAACCTTTGTATATACTCTCTGTAGTCTTGCCACTTCAAGAGTCTTCTAacagaaaaacctaaatgtgataATATATCAATTTGCCGAGTTAGTACAAATCATATtgcattaaagtttttaaaaaaaatgaagtgcaaATTTAgattgatttctttatatttttatgaggtaggggagcctgagtggctcagttaaacgtcaagactttggctcaggtcatgaccttgtagtttgtgagtttaagccccatgtcgggctctctactgtcatcATGAagcatgcttcagatcctctaacccccctctctctgtccctcccccgctcacgctatctcaaaaataaataaaaagcatgtaataataaataaatttttaggagATAATTCAACAACCAGATATGTTCCTGGTAAAATAGAGGATCTAGACAATGGTGATTGGTGACTGGTGACATCAAAGATTAGACTTCAAACATAATgtgcatcttcttttttttaaatatattttttaatttttttaatgtttattcatttttgagagagagagcatgagcagtggaggggcagggagagagggagacacagaatccaaagcaggctccaggctctgagctgtcagcacagggcctgatgcagggcttgaacacacgaactgtgagatcatgacagctgagctgaagttggaggcttaaccaactgagccactcagccaacCTATATGTTCATCTTCTTGATGGAAGGATACACCACCAGTTAAATTTTTTCTtgccaaaaatcaaataaacaataaaacttgAGCCTAATTAGGCCTTTAGATAAAAATGCCTtagagaggaaataaaggaaacagaGGAACCTGTTAAAACCATGGGAATGCAATAGCAAAACAAATTACTATTGAATGTGGGAATGTGAGAaactgctaaaaaagaaaaaagaaaaaagaaaaaaaaaaagacccgatttcttccacaaatatattgcaaagcaagggaaaaaaggagggggaaatcTATAATTAAAAGGGACCTAAGAGACATGCGATTAAGAGATGGCAATCAACTgcaatctatagatttttttttagatcctAAATTAAATCAcaccttaaaaagcaaaaacaaaatgaagtattttatgAGACAACTGCAGACGTTTAAATAATGACTGGATGTTGGTACTATTAAgaaattactaatatttttagATACGATAATGTACTGCAAGcacatctttaaaaatagtattcatgttttcttaagcttatttatttatttttgagacagatacagagagagtgagcagggaaggggcaaagagaaagggagagagagaatcccaagcaggctctgcactgtcagcatggagcccaatgtg
The nucleotide sequence above comes from Panthera tigris isolate Pti1 chromosome B2, P.tigris_Pti1_mat1.1, whole genome shotgun sequence. Encoded proteins:
- the USP45 gene encoding ubiquitin carboxyl-terminal hydrolase 45 isoform X6; its protein translation is MNFIDRIFIGELTSTVMCEECANISTVKDPFIDISLPIIEERVSKPVLLGRMNKCRSLQATDTGQYSDTVTIENVHQPRATKNQSSSKDRNQLVHGRKCVRKLPSGEDRVAIICREYENPGMSGDSSVCAGVVSTEAVLAESPTDGSEKEASPSESSADADSEASESESTSQQAVPLRSRSGCCVHKNGPPPQRPLTKETGSGDEGVAKAISELYLSSTVTGDRDLDRENKPPDVPNNLCSSQEKHVLSPSPQKAFLSLSQSYITTSKECSVQSCLYQFTSMELLMGNNKLLCENCTEKKQKYQKETISAEKKAEGVYTNARKQLLISAIPANLILHLKRFHQAGLNLRKVNRHVDFPLILDLAPFCSATCKNVNVGDKVLYGLYGVVEHSGSMRGGHYTAYVKVRAPSRKLLEHITGKKNVPDLKEPDSESADQWVHVSDTYVQVVPESRALSAQAYLLFYERIL